Genomic window (Candidatus Scalindua japonica):
CAGAGCATCGGGAAATTTTATGAAAAGACGGTTACCTGTAACGGTTTCTCCAAATCATACGCAATGACCGGATGGCGATTAGGCAGTGCAATCGGCCCAGCAAAGATTATTGATGAAATGATGAAACTTCAGCAGTACACCTATATATGTGCTCCCTCATTTGCTCAAGTAGCCGGAGTAAAGGCTATGGATATTGGTATGGACGCGTATGTAGAAGATTACAAAAAGAAACGTGATTTCGTTTGTAACAACCTTAAAGATCATTACAAGTTAATCAAGCCTGATGGCGCATTTTATGCTTTCCCTCAAGTACCCTGGGGAACGGATGAGAAGTTTGTTACGGAGGCAATAAAACATGATTTGCTAATCATACCCGGCAGTGTCTTTTCAGAAAAGAAGACCCATTTCAGAATATCCTATGCGGCAACATTTGAGACCCTGGAACGTGGAATTGAAATACTTAACTCCATGGTGTAATAACTAAAAGAACAACTTTATTGTTTCTGCTTCGTTCTTTATATTTTCCTTCAATGTTTGTTGTAATCTGCTTAAGTCCAACAAATTCCAGTCTATCCCAAACGACTGGGCCAGCTCTATCGCATCACCGTAAAAAAGCTCGGTATTTGTATATTCCCCTTCCTCATCTTCTTCCTGCATTTCGTGAATATGGGTAAGAATATCAGCAACATGTACAATTATAGGAAAATGAGATTTATTATCTGCTTCCTGTGGGTGATGATGATAACCGACCGCATTTATAAGGCTTTCCGGAAACATCCATTTTTTCAGAAGTCTCATTCCAACTTCATCATGAGTCATCCCAAAGACGTCTTTCTCTCCTTCAAAAGCGGTGTATTTTATTTTTAAAGGACTCATGATCTCCAATTGCATCATAAATTCACTGGGAAAGGTGATAAACATGGCCAGTTTCCCGATATCATGGACCAGGCCTGCTACAAATAGTTCATTACTCTTTATTTTTAAATCGACAGCAATAGCCTTTGCCGCAAGGGCACAATAGAAGGAATGCTTCCAGAATTTATTAATGTCAAACCTTCCGCCTTGTTTAATATTCTTAAAACTATCAAATGCGACTGTAGAGATCACCAGGTTTCTGATTTCCTTAAAACCCAGGACAGTTACTGCGTGTTGCAGAGAGGATATTTCTCTTGTAAGACCATAAAATGGCGAATTGGCTATTTTAAGTATCTTTGTAGTAAGAGATACGTCCGGACTTATAATCGCCATGAGATCATTTGCTGAACTTTTAGGGTCAGCAGTGACTTCTATTACACGAAGAGCCATAGTTGGCAAAGTGGGTATAGATTTAATCCTGGCAATGAGTGTTGAAGCTGCATGAGAGCTCACGCTGGTCAGTCCTCCAATGGTAAAAAATATTAGTTTTTAAAAAAAACTATACTTCAGCAGTTGCTTCTTTAAAACCTTTTTATTTGTATCCCGTATCTGATGCGCATTAAACTGTCATTATTTTAATCTAGCCTCACGTATTTTTTCATGTGCTTTTTCTAAAACATCTTCCGACACAGAAAAAAGATTTTGTGTTTCAATGATATTAAAAAACAGGGAAACCAGCATTGGGTCAAACTGCGAACCGGCCTTATCTGCAAGTTCCACAACCATTTCTTCTGGAGAAAGTTTATTCTTATATCGCCGTCCGGATAACATCGCTACAATTGCGTCAGCCATTGCAAATATTCGCGCGCCAAGAGGTATTTCACAATCTTTAAGTCCGTCGGGGTAACCGGTCCCATCAAAATTCTCGTGGTGATACTGTAGTATAGATTTCTCGTTAGCAAAAAAATCGAATAATTCGATCAGTTCTGATAACATATACGGATGGTCTTCAAGCTCAGTTCTCTCTTCTTTATGCAACAGTTTGTCTTTAGCATTAAACGTTTTCTTCATCAAAACCTTGAAATTGTCGTGAAAATTTGCCGCACGTTTAAATGTTTCAATAAAAGCAGGAGGAAGGGAAAGTCTCTCACCGATGAGCATTATGTATCTCTTTACATCGTGATTATGTTGCTTATGCTCATCTCCTCCTATATCACGGGTTAAAAGTTCTAAAGATTCTATAGATGACTTTTTCGTTTTCTCTAAAATTAATGAAAGATTTTCCTTCAGGTATTCTAATTTTTTGTTTTCACGAATTCTATTACCATCAGATATTCCGGAAGACTGCTTCATATAGACAGTAACCCTGTTTCTTCCTTCTGCCTTAGACCGATACAGGGCCTTATCCGCAAGCCCCAGAAGCTCTTTACTCTCATGTAATCG
Coding sequences:
- a CDS encoding HDOD domain-containing protein, whose product is MSSHAASTLIARIKSIPTLPTMALRVIEVTADPKSSANDLMAIISPDVSLTTKILKIANSPFYGLTREISSLQHAVTVLGFKEIRNLVISTVAFDSFKNIKQGGRFDINKFWKHSFYCALAAKAIAVDLKIKSNELFVAGLVHDIGKLAMFITFPSEFMMQLEIMSPLKIKYTAFEGEKDVFGMTHDEVGMRLLKKWMFPESLINAVGYHHHPQEADNKSHFPIIVHVADILTHIHEMQEEDEEGEYTNTELFYGDAIELAQSFGIDWNLLDLSRLQQTLKENIKNEAETIKLFF
- a CDS encoding HD domain-containing protein — encoded protein: MRILIAEDENISRLRLENLLEQIGFEVVSCKDGLEAWNIIQSEDSPNLLILDWMMPGMDGIEICRKVREQAREPYVFVMLLTSKDNRDDLIEGMEAGADDYITKPFNHNELRVRLKAGKRIVELNEELLSVRDNLEKQAIHDKLTGLFNRHYMVDILDKEFSRVMRYQNDLSCLLIDLDYFKEVNDTFGHNFGDLVLREFSSCLEQDERKTDIAIRYGGEEFMLLLPNTGVAGAKKVAEKIRTTCEKKRYSDGKHSTTVTVSIGIASVKHHRLHESKELLGLADKALYRSKAEGRNRVTVYMKQSSGISDGNRIRENKKLEYLKENLSLILEKTKKSSIESLELLTRDIGGDEHKQHNHDVKRYIMLIGERLSLPPAFIETFKRAANFHDNFKVLMKKTFNAKDKLLHKEERTELEDHPYMLSELIELFDFFANEKSILQYHHENFDGTGYPDGLKDCEIPLGARIFAMADAIVAMLSGRRYKNKLSPEEMVVELADKAGSQFDPMLVSLFFNIIETQNLFSVSEDVLEKAHEKIREARLK